GAACAGAGAGGCTGTGAGGGTTGATAGCGGTGGGGATGACAGAGGGGACCCCATGGAGGAAGGGAACGCAGAGTTCGCTGGAGCTGGAAGAGACAGAGCGAACATCTACGGCGAGATGGCCAGTCCCGATGCTGCTTCACCAGGACCTATCCGGCTCCCCAATGGGAAGCTCCAGTGTGAGGTTTGTGGGATGATCTGCATCGGACCCAATGTGCTGATGGTGCACAAGCGTAGCCACACAGGTGAGGAAAAAGCTGGGCAATACATAATATGAATGAAATACATTATTAATCTGAATATTGATAAATATAGGCAATACTTTAAATGACTTACCTCTTAACTTTAAAGCTTTACAAATGTGTTCGTAGGCGAGAGGCCGTTCCAGTGTAACCAGTGTGGGGCCTCCTTTACCCAGAAGGGGAACTTACTGCGTCACATCAAGCTGCATTCAGGAGAGAAGCCTTTCAAATGTCCCACGTGTAACTATGCTTGTCGCCGGAGAGATGCGCTGGCTGGACATCTGCGCACACATACAGGTAAACCCAAGATTTATCTGCAGTCACGCAGAATCTGATGTATTCCTAGAAGAGATTTTTAATCACTCACTGAACTTGGTCGATGCAGTTGTTCCATAAGAATATCATCCCTTGTTGTTATGAtgtaaaatgtgtgaaacaCTGGTAACAGGTTGAAGACGCGATTCATTAAAACAGTCCATTTCGCTCTTCTGTGAATTTCAGGGGAAATGGGGCTTCTTAACCAGAATGTTCTTTAAAGCACCTcacaaaatatgacatttaGGTTTTTGTGACAGGAAATCCTGTTTTGTTCAATAGGTGTTCACATACTGTATTAGTACAGTTGGTCTCGGTGGATTTCAACAGGTCACACAGGTTCATTTTCGAAGAAAAGAATCTTGCAAACTGGATTTCAGCGAATTGACGTCAGTCTCTCCGACAGCTTACTAAGATGGAACGTTGCGGTGAAGAGTTAGGCGTGTTTCTGTCGTCACCGGTGAGAAACATGCAACGATGTCAGGAATTCTAAATCAACGGGGAAATCCAATCTTTCAAACTTAGCCAATAATAagttattttatgaaaaaaaaaaaggatcaacatagaaaaacaaaactatgaCACTTTACAAACAGTTTTTAGACCAGAATTGGCTTATATCCAATGACAATAACCAATATCTAGGGTCAAATGTTGTCCCTTTTATCTCACTTGGAAGAAATCAGTGCactcttttttctttgtattgcAGTCTCGTCTCCAACGGTGGGGAAACCCTTCAAGTGCAGCTTCTGTAGCCGCAGctacaaacaacaaaacacactggAGGAACATCTAGAGCGCTGCCATAGTTACCTGAGGAGCCTGGACCACCAGACATCCGTCAACACACAGACCACACAAGGTAACATCTCACACTGACCTGAATCCCactgacacataaacacaatataCCTGCTGCAAGTATAAGTAGTGATTTAGTTTGAATACTAATGATGGTGCGTTTTCTGTTTGCAGGTGAAGAGTCAGTCAATATGGAGATTATCACTAAACCTGGGCTCCAGCCATCCAGTGAAAAAATCCAGTTTGTAGATAGACTGGCCATTAGCATCACCAAACGCAAGAGGTCAACACCACAGAAGTTTTTAGGTgggtattttctttttaaggaATTTACACACCAAACACCCTGttcttttattgtgtttcattatattgtaataatgataTATTTTCATCTTTATCAAGGACTTTTAAAGTACAGAAGTAATAAGATCCTAGTCAAGATGCTTGTCAAGGTCAAGAGACTGAGGTCATGTTGCAGCATGACAGTCTTCAGAAGTGGTACAAGTCGGAGGCAACAGGACTTGCTTGTGTCTCTAAGAATGTGCAGAGACATCCAGAGGAGTCTCTATCTCAGTCATTGTTTATCTCATTGTTTATGTTCTTTTCACAGGTGAAAAGCACATGCACCTTGACATACCTGAAGCACCTTATGAATTGTCCTCTGGCTCCGAGAAAGACGGGGACCTCATGAGCTCTCAGCCTGCCGGGCTGGCTGGTTCACGCCTCCAAGGCCACAGGGCTAAAGGTGACAACCACGAGTCGCCTACTCTGTCTCAGCTCCATCCTGCCTTTCTGTCGGAGCTCCGCACAGTTATGGGCTCCATCAACAGCAACGTGACTCCTCAGGGCCCCCGAGCCCATGGCGGAGGTGGACTGGCCGCGATGTCTCTCGGGCTGCCTGGCCGGGAGGCAGGCGAAGGCCGTGTCGACAAACCCTCAGCGCATAGCCATACCACCTCACCCAATGGCTGTCCCGACtctacagacacagagagcacagcagaggagcagagcacAAGGGCTACAGCCCCAACAAGTACCTCCAACaaccaccacctccactaccaAACCCCAGCACTGCCCCGCAGCCATCCCACTTCCAGCCCCAGCCAGGCCAAATACTTGGACCCAGAGTGGGAGAGAGCATGTCCTGTGCCCCCACCCGTAGTAAAGAGGAGCGCTGGCTCAACCCTTTCTTCCAGGGAGACTGTGCAGGTGTTAGACAGGGACGGCAGGCCTGTGCGCTCCTTCCACTGCCAGCACTGCCGCATCCTCTTCCTGGACCATGTCATGTTCACCATCCACATGGGTTGTCACGGCTTCCGTCAGCCCTTCGAGTGCAACATCTGCGGCCACCTCAGCCAGGACCGCTACGAGTTCTCGTCTCACATCAGCCGCGGAGAGCACCAGGTGGGCTGAGGGGAAGGGGTCTCGTGTGGCGGGAAGGGCGGAGAGGCAGCTACTGCTTTCTAAAGTTGTGGGCTCACGTTTGTTCTGCACCAGATCAGTTGCTTTAAATCCAGAgtgtaagtaaaaaaaaaaaaagaaactgttttttattgtgagagTATTTATGAATCTAGAAAGTAGACGCAAGTGAAGAATCTTTCCAGCGCACCATTTAAAGTTCAGCGGGGGCTAATTACATGCTACGATTGATTGCACTCCCATATCAAATCATCCAGCAAAACTACTGGTTTTGCTTCTAAAGTGCCTTCTTGGGGGATTTCCTCTCAACGACAAAAACTGGGGTGGTGGGACAGGTGCTCTTAAATTTTGACTAGCCATCTTTTCCTAAGTGATTTAGTTAGCACCTTTGAGAGGTCATGCACAGAGGCATTTAAGAAAAGCATGGTGTGTAGATTCCGAGAATTATATTTGGTATGCACCAGGAGCTTTGTATTTCTGGTTGAGGAGGGTGTTTTGTCTCGGGTGTCAGGTAAGCTTTATATGCACTGAAGAGCTTTGTGCTTCTGGGATTGGGAGGAGCGTTTGTCACGGACGAAGCACAGAAAAGGATTGCCTTAACTCCTACACTAGTACGCTGCTGTAGGAATACATATTGTTTACAGCACGGTGTGTGAAGTCACCTCAGAAGGGAGGATATTGTACAGCTGCACAGTGAGAAGACTATCAGGACAAAGGAAAATCATGAGGGGAAGTAAAACTTGAAAATATTCACCTGCAGGGTGAAAAGAGGCGTTCAGGGCTCAGATGTAAAATAGGTGTTTTTTTGGATGTTAAAGCGAGCCTCAGAAAACTGGTGCAGATCAGACCATGAGCCATGTAGTGTACAGCCTGACTGAGACGGCCTGGGGTGCTATACCTACACAGGTTTGCACTTTTAGGTTCCCTGCTTATATATGAGCATCTTCGCCGAAGCACTTTGACGGctttacaattttttttgttctgtgatTGTTTCTACTGCACTGAGAAATCGCATCACACTCAAAAAAACTGATCACGTCATTTGCAACGCCAGTGTGTTTTTAACGGAGCTGGCCTTCTACAGAGTCCCACGACATTGCACTGGTTCCGTGAGGTCTCCACTCGAGTTTGCTGCAATGTGAGActaataaatcaaatcagttctAACTAGAAGAATTCTTTTTGTGGTTTTGCTCTCAGCGGTTGAGGCCGAAAGGTTTTAAAACAATCTCCATCATGTAAGTGATTTagcaaatgatttaaaaatgaatgaacaaatcAGTTTGGATCTGTTGAGTTATCACTTGTGATTATCTATttagtgttgtttgtttcagcCTTGTTGTATTTAATCAGCTATATTCCAAATCTTATCCAGCATATTCCTCAAGTCCATGAAATGTTACCTCCTGCTTCTTTATAGCACCCAAATACCTTATTGCTACAGTATGGTGAGTTATCTGATAATGTTAATATTGGAAACACGAATGAGACCAAACTCAGTATTCTTACTTGTTGTTGTGGGGTTTGCTGCTTCATAGTTTAACTTGATTTCCTTTAATCGCAGGCAAAGATGTACTTgaaagtgatgaagaaaaaaagaaatctaaaaCTGCACTTGGTTTGATAAGTagagacgtgtgtgtgaatggaataTAGCATGTGTGCTTGtcatttttctgcttttaccTGAACCGtgaattatttttgaaatgtgaagTAATTTCAAGAAGTGAAAATGAGGCATGGGTTTCTGTCTCCTGGTGTGGACTTTTCAATGTTCTATGATATTTTGTGAATGATGTAACATGACAAAACACTTTACCTCAAAGTTAAAGATGTACAACTGcctcattatttaaaaaaaaaaaaaagtcatgctCCTTTCTGAGATGTTCTTGCAGTTACAAATGCGTCCCCCTCGATATTCTCAAAACTTTTTACTGTCAATAAAGTTACGTTTATTGTAAGACAGATTTTCTCTAGTTTGACTATGATGACATCCACATATTGTTTTGCCTTTTCTCACTTAAAATccaaataacaaacacagtAGATATTTATGTTACTTTATTAACAACAATTTGGAAATATCACATCATACAGGTAAGACTCGGGTAAGAGTGGTCTTTAAAGTTTAATGTTTAGACACAATTCATTTAACTGTGCTTTATAATATCAAGAAAGTGCACTAAAGTGgaccatttaaaataaacataagactcaataaatacataaaaacatatcACAATTATTAAAATAACTCAACAAACTTCAAACCAAATAAACCAGAGTAATTTAGCAccatgttcatgtttttatttaaatccatAAGCCAAGAAATGTTGCTCAaatatttatcagtgtgtgaTAAAACAGGGGGTacctattttttttcctcctgttttccatatttgaaatgtttttaattcttAAAGTTAAAAATTCCCATTTTCAAATTAGAGTCACATATTGTACCTTGTAaatgtcagtttaaaaaaataaaaacattatatacTGTTTACACAGAACAGGGTTTCactgtaataaaatgaaaatggtaTTTAAGAGTTTTGTCTATAATGAGATAAGCTGTGTATTCCTTCTGAAAGAGTGTTCACCCTGACTGCGGTTAATGTGAAAGTCAGACCTATTTTTGCGCGACCTTTCGGCTTGTGCAAGTGACAGACATTTGTTTCAGGTtggtttgacctttttttttccgTCTGcagtggaaaatgtgttttggtaACTCCTACATACAGGACGATTGCAGGTGAAAGTCACAAATAAACCCAAATCCTACCATGACGATGAAGAGATCAGCTGCAAAATTCCAAGACTGTATACAAGTTGAACACAGAGCCTTCTTTCTCACTCTCACATAAAGTGACCTGCTGACGGATGAGCTTCAGCGGACCCATCACCCCCTGATGAAGGCAAGACAGCTGAACACCTCTGGTGAATGAAGCATGGTGCACTAGAGAGGAGTTGTACTATGTGTTTTGATTTCAAATAGATCAGGTTGCCCGACCATTTTCTAACCCCCGACTACAAGGGCCATTCAAAACATGTCTTTGTGCATCCACCATTAGATTTGCAGCCTTAATTTCAACATCTCGTGAAAACGCAAATGATCGTCCACACCCATCGTGCACAGCCTCTGTTTTGGTTCACCGTTCGTCAGTCTGGCTGTCGATGCTATCAAAAGAACAAATGAGCTTTTACCCTTGTGAGAATATATTCTGCTTCCAATCCCTGCTTGAATATGCTGGGTTGCTAAAGGGAATTGACAGAATGGAGAATTGCCTCGTGCCCATCTTCAACAGGAAGCTTTCAGAAGACACACGCttctatttttctgtttttacacgTTTTATCCACTTTGCTTCACATCTCTAATACAATATATCTGACTCTTTCCCaactgtgtttgttatttttggaTGCATTTTCTAAAATCCCACTGATGACACTGATTAATATATTATGATTAGTGTTAGTGCAatcaaatgtaaagaaataacTACTTTCAAAAGCTTTCCACATGGTGCGTTCATGTGCTTGTGGGAAGGTCAGACATCACAGATATAATGAGATGGATAAAGCAATTATTTTGTACAAAATTGTCCAGTTTGTtatcacaaaaaacaacaaggcTCAGCTAGAGAACATTACCACAAAATCATCATAGCTTGTATTAAAGGACATCACCAgataaagcaaataaatgctTACACATTCAACTAATTTTAGTAaactaattaattaaatcaattgATTGAAAGTAATTaatcacaaacatgttttatagtCAATCAGTTTGATCTTGCCAAATATGAATACTTGCATCTTTTCCCtgttcaatcaatcaacaagtctattatgattatgattatgattattatttcaaaaaggtatcattattattaaagtaaagCAAGTAAACATAAGGACTAGCAGCTGGCTTCTATCTTAAATATGAGAAAACCTATAGAAACCTATGATATCAATAggcagaaacatgaaaacagtgtgTATATTCCCTTGAATAAAGGGAGGCAGCCATTGACCCAGTGTGACATCAGGTGCCGTTTCAGATAAGATGTTCCACAACCCACACAGGAGCAGGTGGATTTCATTTTACTCATGGTCAATCACAGTTGCATACAAAAGTCCTAAATTACaaattctgctgcttttttcaGGTGAAAAGAAGTAAATATAACAAACTGTAGCCAACACATTAAAGATGACCTTTCTCACTGGAAAAATGTAACTAACTGTAGAATGTGTAAAAGGTTGGGCAGGTGCCGCCCTTTGGCTcataaacactgtttttaacAGCTAAGAGTCTTTCTTTTGGAATTTTCACCACGTCTTCCTTCACATCACCTAAAGTTCAGAGATATTTTTAGGCTGTTTTCCACACAGAGCATGTTTCAGACCCACCCACAGATATTTCAATGATATTCAAGTCTAAATTTGATAAATTATCTTTCAATCTCATGTACTCTCTGACTGATTGTATTTAAAACGAACTGTCATTGGATAACAAACTCACAGACAATTTTACACGTGTATTTCGTTTTGAGACGTGTTTCCCCCAAACCATCATGTGGGTGGAGAGGGAAACTCCACCTAGAAGGGAGAACATGCTTCCACATGACACCTGTGCATATGTTAACATTACCAGTAGAGTTTATTTTAGCATATCTAGCAAGTATAAACTGTTCCAGTTAGTCATCTGCCAAGAGAATAGTTCAATCAAAACTCCAGGTATAACCGTACTGCTGATACCTATAAAGCAGTTGTGAATAAGACTTTTCATGAGGGTAACTTCAGGACTGATGTTTGTGTCAGACCTGTTCTGTCATGATCATCAGAGATtaaaccttaaagggatagttcatcaacaaatttaaattcactcgttatctactcaccactatgccggtgaaggggtgggtgaagtgtttgagtccatgaAGCATTTTAGGAGTCTCAGAGGGAAACAGTGATGCAGCCaaagtgacctcttcttcaCACGTAATAAGacaacagcaaaaaacacaacatgcctccatactgcccgtgtggtgtcatccaagtgtccgcaagccctgacgttcatattcgacttgaaacagCATCATTTGCACTGTGTTTTAGGcctaaaagtttttttaatgttttcctgtgtgtctttctgttgttttattacgtctgaagaaaaGAGgtcccatttacttcaatagaaattggatttggctgcaacgctgtttacccctgaaactcctaaattgttttgtggactcaaacacttcacccacccctccatcggcaaagtggtgagtagataatgactgaatattttaatttttcggtgaactatccttttaacCCCTTCACTCCTatgacactttttaaaattgGAATAAGTTAAGCTACCTTATACCAACTTCAAAGTCATTACTCCAACTATAAGTGTATCTTTTTGATGAAATAGTCTTTTATTAGATTGTACCTGTGTTTACAAactatttagttttgtttgaattatCAATTTATAATGTAATTTGACCCtactgccactagatgtcagccTTACAGCACTGCTCAACGATACTGTCAGTGTTCGTGCCCTTAGCAGTGTTTTAAAGCAGCACTATTGAACCTCAGTGATGACCTATGATCACACAGTggtagtataataataataataataataataataataataataataataataataataataatggcttgcatttatatagcgcctttcacaGGACCCAAGGATGCTTATAATCCTTAtccttataataataataacatgcaGTGATTACCACACAAGGCTTGATACAGAACTACAGAGTAAACCAGCAATGCTTTATACTAAATACTGCAatgagtgttttttatttatcaattaactaagtaaagtgcagtaaactggaaaaaaacaaaacaactaaataacaacaacatttgCTGTGACAACACTTTgcctttaaaaacaacagttgtcCTCGGTGCATTTGTGCAGTTTTTCAAGGTTCTTGACAGGTGCATTGTTGTCTATAATCCCAGACTGACTTCATGATGCTTAGATCAGGGCTCAGTAGTTACTATTCTATCTGCTGCAagactccttcttcttcttgtcgcTGGAGATTATTCTTTGGCGctggagctgtgtgtttttgggCCAGTGTCATGCTGAGGGATGAATTTGGAAGGAATAAGATGGCTCTCTGATGGAAACTGAAATCTATAGTCATTTTCAGCAGTCATGTTTAATATCGGTTTAAAAACCTGAAGATGATTAATGTTGAAGAAGAGTGTGAGAAAAGATATATAACTCGTGAGTTGGCATTTTTGTGTTTTCGGTAAAATCAGCACAGCTAAAAGATAAGTCACAATAAAAgatattattttaatgtcaggACATGGATTTACTGTCCTTATTGTTTCTTTTCCTGGATCTCAGAGGATCATGCCAGATGCTGAATCCTGAGAAAGAAGACAGGGGACAGAAGTCCACAATTATCAGTGCAGGATGACCCCGAAACAAAAATCTGCAGACCCCGGATTATTAAACCTGGACTAATGCATGGTCACCTGACCATCTTTCCCCAAAACCACATCTCTTCATAATCTAGCTCATTAATTTTgatcccaaaaaagaaaatcaagccATAATAAAACTAACTTGTTTATGATTAATGGTGTAAACTCTCTGGCAGCCAGACAGATGCTTAGCTGGTAGCCCATCAAAACCAGACCAGTTATTCTATCAAGCTTACACACCCATTTGTCTTTCAGATGGTCCGGATGCCAGAAAACGTCATGACCGTCAGCCAAGCAAAACAAAGTTGTCCTCACATGCTTGCAGTTCAGAGAAGCTTCTCACTGCAGCTGTTCCCTGAACGCATGTGATATTAATTAATGCACTTACTGAGTCATTTCAAGTAttagtaaaacaaaaagtgtttaTTATTTGGTATCTGAGTTTTAACTACGCATTCAGGTGCACTCAGGCTGCATTTAATCTTTCAATGTTCTCCTCTGCAAGACAGCGCTGCAGGTTCAGTGCCCGTACAGCTGATTGTCCCATATGATGACAAGCACAGGTCAATTTCTATTATTTAACTGTGCACCTTTTGCACATTGCCAACAACATGGCAATCATTGAGCATAAAATCACTGCACTTGTGTCTGCTACAGTGTCGCTCTGTGTATTACAGACCTAATGGGATAGAAGAAGGTTTTTTAAGGGAGCAAAATGTATTGAAAGGCTGCTGGCACCGTTTTTCAGATAGCTCTGGCTCTGGAAATGATTAGAAAGCTCGGGTTAGTGTATTGCATAGAGTCAAGGGTGGGTGGGCGCagtattgcatgtgtgtgtgcgtgtgttagtatgagtgggacacagagagagaaaatgtgtgtgtgtgtgtatgagtgcgTGTtttgagagagggagactgggGAGGTTCTGTTATGCAAGCAGTTCTCAGTATGCATGTAGATTGGAAATGTGTGGCTCCTGTGGTTGGCTGTCCTCTGTGTCACTgcctttaaaaaacagttgCCAAGAGAAATGTCTTCTTTACAGGCTTTGGCTGCCAGATGCTGCGGATAATGGATAGAACTGCAGCGGGGAAAgatggagaggtgtgtgtgcagccagccacacagacatgcaggagagcacacacacatattagtacacacaaacatgcactttTGCACACTTTGTGGGCAGGGATTCCCATAATGCTGAAGTATGGTGTGAATAATTCTTCACTGCTGTAGagctgacacagacacacacacacacacacacacacacacacacacacactcacacagggagAATTAGGCCTCGTAACTCATGTCACACTAAGTCGACGTGAATGAGCACACAGTTCGGGCCTGCTTACAGATTCCAGAGGTGCCACATTTGCGGACGTGTGCAGGACACGATAGAGGAGGTGTACGAAGGTACAATTGTGAACCAACACACAGGGCGCCAGTGTGTGAATGCGATGGTGTGTCTGCGAGCGGGACAGTCAGTGACACAAGAATGTGTCATAGCCACTCAGCTCCTAAACTGCAGCAAATAAacattcctctgctgctgtgtcagtgcTGAGCCTTCGCCCACTGTCGCTGTAAAACACAGCttgtaattaaaaccaaaaacggagtgtttttccttttgtttccagCAGGATTTGTAGATAATGGCCCCCATGCCTTCAGAAATCTCTCAGTGCTGTTTATTTACTCAGAGCTGCCACGGTGGGGCCCAGATAATGTCAACATGGGCCAACTGCGAAGAAAATGATCAGATTCATCTTTATTGATGAAGCACAATACAGATGGAGTCTTTTTTATGGAGCTTCAGGTCACAGCGAGATTTTTTTGAGGATTACTTTTGCGTTCCCTCACAATATGTTTTGCTTTCTCTTGCACTTCTTTGCTTCACCTCTGAATCATTTTGTGTTACCTCCCAATACTTTGCATTTCCTTGTTATACTTTTGCCTTATCTTgcaaaacttttaaataacCTTTTGTATTACCTCGCAATACTTTTGCATTACCTTGCAAGTCTTAAGCATTGCCTCGGGATACTTTTGCATTACCATGCAATACTTTTGCAATACCTCGCAATACCAACTAGCATTATGCAACATCGTCATTTCCTTATATACAAGTGTTTAGTCACCTGCATCCATGCAAGTGTCCTGACTACAGTTACTGGCTCTGAATGAATCGAACAGAATCCTGCACATCAATGTACTGTGTTCTTCTGGATATCAGCATACTTCATACCCAAGTAAAATTCAATAAGCGGATCCATACTGTGAGGTTGTGgttaaaaaagaagatgagCAGCTCATAAGAACGCAGAAGTATTACAAGGTAACGCAAAAGTATCGCTAGAGAATACATAACATATCGCGAGGGAACACAAAGGTTATCCTAAAAAAAATCCTTGCTGTTACGCTTCAGGGGGACTCCGTACATTTCAGTACAATTCAAAAACGTCATACACTCCAATCCAGTGTTTCTAGACAGTTTCACAAAGATATATTTGGATGAGGAGTCGTGTTAACATTCAGTGCAGCCAGACACACATTGCTGCAATTCATCACTGACTCGTCTGTTTGATTTGGATAAATGCCGGCTTCATCCCTGCTGACAGGTGAAATTACGCAGAGGCTTATGTTGTGTCACATAAATTCCATCAGTTTGTGTTCATATTTCATGCGGATCTCAGGCCTGAAACGTCGCCGTTGCAGCACCAATACATTGTCAGATGTCTGTAAACATATTCCACTGTTGGTTGTTCCTTGCCTGAAGTCTCTCCCTGTCATTACAGCTCTGTTTACAGGAGGACTTACAATGTTTGCTAGCATAGGATCTCCCGTGGAATATACAGCGGTTTAAAGTCGCGCTCTGACGCACAGTTTTCCAGCTAAAACACTTAATCCCAGTGGAACCGGGTTTGACATGTCGCTGTATGTTTGTTGTCACTTGTCTGGTCTGCCCAGGTTAATCATTCACAGATGTGCGATTGCCGAGTTCCAGCCTCTTGTTGGATGTTGGTTCTCACCAATTTTTTTGTGTCACACAACAGAAGTTTTTATTATTGGTCTATTAATAATTGTATAAATAGtgcatgattttatttattgtgattttatgAGTGTGTTGGTTTCTTTGCgtgctttttgtttgaaatggaCTGTGCTTTATGTTTACTTCCTCCCGGAGCAATCACACTAATGTTGACGACATGCACCTTTATCTGTGAACTAACAGGGTGGATGGAA
The sequence above is drawn from the Hippoglossus hippoglossus isolate fHipHip1 chromosome 7, fHipHip1.pri, whole genome shotgun sequence genome and encodes:
- the ikzf4 gene encoding zinc finger protein Eos isoform X3, translated to MNADDCNGSSYAQGNGGESSTEQDFYGALQGPPAKSPTSQQSSPHRSLSANSIKVELCSDDESPDAPQPENREAVRVDSGGDDRGDPMEEGNAEFAGAGRDRANIYGEMASPDAASPGPIRLPNGKLQCEVCGMICIGPNVLMVHKRSHTGERPFQCNQCGASFTQKGNLLRHIKLHSGEKPFKCPTCNYACRRRDALAGHLRTHTVSSPTVGKPFKCSFCSRSYKQQNTLEEHLERCHSYLRSLDHQTSVNTQTTQGEESVNMEIITKPGLQPSSEKIQFVDRLAISITKRKRSTPQKFLGEKHMHLDIPEAPYELSSGSEKDGDLMSSQPAGLAGSRLQGHRAKGDNHESPTLSQLHPAFLSELRTVMGSINSNVTPQGPRAHGGGGLAAMSLGLPGREAGEGRVDKPSAHSHTTSPNGCPDSTDTESTAEEQSTRATAPTSTSNNHHLHYQTPALPRSHPTSSPSQAKYLDPEWERACPVPPPVVKRSAGSTLSSRETVQVLDRDGRPVRSFHCQHCRILFLDHVMFTIHMGCHGFRQPFECNICGHLSQDRYEFSSHISRGEHQVG
- the ikzf4 gene encoding zinc finger protein Eos isoform X1; translated protein: MGPEVVWDSQVKKKEKKIREMLSSPGKTNSYPDSWKKGETAIGRQASGERMNADDCNGSSYAQGNGGESSTEQDFYGALQGPPAKSPTSQQSSPHRSLSANSIKVELCSDDESPDAPQPENREAVRVDSGGDDRGDPMEEGNAEFAGAGRDRANIYGEMASPDAASPGPIRLPNGKLQCEVCGMICIGPNVLMVHKRSHTGERPFQCNQCGASFTQKGNLLRHIKLHSGEKPFKCPTCNYACRRRDALAGHLRTHTVSSPTVGKPFKCSFCSRSYKQQNTLEEHLERCHSYLRSLDHQTSVNTQTTQGEESVNMEIITKPGLQPSSEKIQFVDRLAISITKRKRSTPQKFLGEKHMHLDIPEAPYELSSGSEKDGDLMSSQPAGLAGSRLQGHRAKGDNHESPTLSQLHPAFLSELRTVMGSINSNVTPQGPRAHGGGGLAAMSLGLPGREAGEGRVDKPSAHSHTTSPNGCPDSTDTESTAEEQSTRATAPTSTSNNHHLHYQTPALPRSHPTSSPSQAKYLDPEWERACPVPPPVVKRSAGSTLSSRETVQVLDRDGRPVRSFHCQHCRILFLDHVMFTIHMGCHGFRQPFECNICGHLSQDRYEFSSHISRGEHQVG
- the ikzf4 gene encoding zinc finger protein Eos isoform X2, encoding MASGERMNADDCNGSSYAQGNGGESSTEQDFYGALQGPPAKSPTSQQSSPHRSLSANSIKVELCSDDESPDAPQPENREAVRVDSGGDDRGDPMEEGNAEFAGAGRDRANIYGEMASPDAASPGPIRLPNGKLQCEVCGMICIGPNVLMVHKRSHTGERPFQCNQCGASFTQKGNLLRHIKLHSGEKPFKCPTCNYACRRRDALAGHLRTHTVSSPTVGKPFKCSFCSRSYKQQNTLEEHLERCHSYLRSLDHQTSVNTQTTQGEESVNMEIITKPGLQPSSEKIQFVDRLAISITKRKRSTPQKFLGEKHMHLDIPEAPYELSSGSEKDGDLMSSQPAGLAGSRLQGHRAKGDNHESPTLSQLHPAFLSELRTVMGSINSNVTPQGPRAHGGGGLAAMSLGLPGREAGEGRVDKPSAHSHTTSPNGCPDSTDTESTAEEQSTRATAPTSTSNNHHLHYQTPALPRSHPTSSPSQAKYLDPEWERACPVPPPVVKRSAGSTLSSRETVQVLDRDGRPVRSFHCQHCRILFLDHVMFTIHMGCHGFRQPFECNICGHLSQDRYEFSSHISRGEHQVG